The Apus apus isolate bApuApu2 unplaced genomic scaffold, bApuApu2.pri.cur manual_scaffold_89_ctg1, whole genome shotgun sequence nucleotide sequence CAGCTGGGATAAGGGGCCCAGGCGTCCAGAGGGGACTCAGGAGTCTCCGGGGGGGATCTGGGCATCCAGGGGGGAACCCAGGCGTTCAGGGGGGAACCCAGGCATTCAGGGGGGAACCCAGGCGTTCAGACTCACCATCCGCTCGTCCGGCGCCATCTTGGGCAGCTCCATGGGCAGGTGCTGCCGCTCGGCCAGAGCGCCCTGCGGGGACAGGGGGGTCAGGGTCCCCCTCAgagcacccacagccccccacaGCTGCCCTTATagcacccacagcccccccccagccccctcagaGCACCTGCAGCGTTCTCAtggcacccacagccccccagaCCCCATCAGAGCACCCATAATCCCTTTTTAGTAGCCCTTATAATACCCAGAGCCGCCCCAGCCCCACCTTCTTCTCCAGGATGGCGTATCCGGCGTCCGCGGCCGCCGCCTCGCGCCGCTCGTCCTcgcggggggccggggggggcccGGCGCTGCGCCCGCTCTCCCGCTGCTTGTTGAGGCTCCGCGCCCAGCGCTCCATGTCCTTGGCAATCTGGGGACGGGGGGGGCCtcagggggagcaggagggaccCGTGGGGGTCCCTGGGTGCTATTTGGGCTCTAGGGGGGGGTCCTGGAATGCTGTGCAGGTGTAGGAGCCACCCATGGGCACCACAGGGgtcccagggtgctgggggagggaaTCTTTGGGGGTCCCTGGGTGCTGTTGGGGGTCTGTAGCAACCCAAAGATCCCTGTGGTCTCCAGGAGCAGCCATGGGTGTTCTCCCTCCCTACAGCCACCCCAGGGTACCGGGGTCCTTTTGAGGGGGTCCCATGGGGTTGGGGTGCCAGGACTACCCCCCACACCGTGTTCCCCCTTACAGGGGgggcagcacccatgggtgcccCCAGATCTACCTGCTGAGCCGTCTTGGTCTTGTGCTTCTCCTTCTTGTCTTTGGGCTCCTTGGGGGTCCCAGGGGTGCCTGGGGGGCCAGGggtgggctcagcagcaggggcagccagGTAGGTGCGTCGCTCCCCGTCCCAGTACAGGTACTGACCCGTCCCAGCGTCGTAGTAAtactggggagggggtggggggggcagggTAAGGGGGCGCACTCTGGAATGGGGGAATACCCCCAAATGGGGACCCCCTCACCACTCTGTTTGCAGTGGAATCACCCTGGAAGGCAGAAATAGGCTCCTGGACCCCCAAAATGCACCCCCAGACCCCAAAATTGACTCCCTGGGCCCCCAAAATAGGTCCTTGAAACCACCAAATGTCGCCCCACTTTAAAATGGTCGTTTCTGCCCCAAAATATCAgattttgaatgaaaatttCACCCAAAGGGTGGGAGTGGCCCCTCTACACCCCTAGCTCTCCCCCTGCACCCTAAAACACCCCATTAACCAAAGTAATGACCCCTAACTACCCCAACATCCCTGGTTTTCATCCCTGAAGACCTCACAGCTTTAAAAAGACCATTTCAGCCCCCAAATTACAAGGTTTTCACCCAGAACTTTGCATGAGAGATGAAAGGCTTCGCCCATACTCCTCCCAGTCCAACTGCCTGCCCCCCAAAGCCCCCTCACCTGGGAGTGAGGGTCATAATAGAGGCCAGTAAGGGGATCGTAGTAGTAACCAGAGGTCTCGTCATACTGGTAGGTGGAAACATCTGGCAcagctggggggagggaaggaggggaaaagggaggTCACAGGGCAGTTGGAaaccccccaccccaaaatcCTTGGACCCCCCTTGAAATTCCAGGACATTCCCAAAGGCTGTTGGATGCACAAAGCTCCATTACAGTCCCCCTGAAATTACCATttgctccccccacccccaaaaaaaagccatttggaCACTCTCACTCTCCACCCAGGACCCTTCCCAAGTCCCCCCCCAAACCTCCCAGGACTCCCACAGGCTCCCCGAAAACCCCCTAAACAATCCTTGACCACCCCAAAAGCCCCTCAGGACCCCCCAGACTCCCCAAGAAGTCCTCCAGGACCCCCACAGAGCCCCCCAAAACCCCCCACTCACGGTACTGGCCGTAGGATTCGGAGCTGGGGGGGGTGGCTGCTGGAGCTCCGCTGGGGGCTGGGGTTGCAGGCTCGGGCTTGAGGGTCCCCGTGTAGGCCTGGGAGGGGAGCAACACCTTACAATTACCTCCCACCCCCAACTCTCCCCTGAACCCCTGGCCCCTCCTCACCACCTGCTCCCCATTGGTTTTAAGTTCCCCTGAATGCCATTTTAACCCTCCTCTTTTTGGGCATCCCTCCCCCTTTGGGGACCCTCCCTACAAATTCTGCACCCCCATACGTCTTGGGTCCCCCTACCTTCCCCTTTTTTGGAACACTCCCCATTTTTTGTTCATGTCCCAACTTTTTGCCCTTCCCCCCCATTTTGGGGCACCCACCTGGGCAGGGCCTCCTGTCGGGGCAGGGCTCTccacagctggggaggggtaTGGGGAGGCTCCGGGGGGGGCGCGGGAGAAGGAGCCCCCCCCCGGCTGAGGGGTCCAACCCCGGCACCACCGACTCCTCTGCACCTGGGGGGGGACACGGCTATTGGGGGCCCGGATGCCTGGGTCCTCCCGATGGGTCCCCTGTGGGGGGATGAGGCACTCACCAGGGGCGGGGCCATCTGTCTTCGAGGAGGCGGGGCCTGtcagggcagggccggggggcggggccgccaCACCCTTGATGTAGGCAGAGCTGTagagggtggggggggtggggctGGCGAAGGTCTCCTCTGATTGGTAGAAGCTGCTGAAGTCACTGGGAGGCTCCTCCCCCCCTGCCCATGTGGTCTCTGCCCCGGGAGCTgcctgtggggaggggaggggccATGTCACAACATACCCCCCCTCTCCACATACAGCCTCTCCCACCCACCCCATTCTCCAAGCCTTGCCCACCCCGGGCACATCCCCCCCGAACCCCCACCCAATAATGAAAGCCACTCCCACCCCCCAATTAGCCCACCCCAGGCCCCTCCCACCCAAGCCCCGCCCACCTGAGAGAGGGCCCACTGGGCAGCGGCGATGGCGGTGGAGGCCACGGAGGCGGCACTGGCACGGGGCGGGGCCTCCCCTGGCCccgccccctgcccctccctgggGATGGGCACGGTCAGGttgggagcagctcagctgcccccCCCCAGTGCTTgcgggggaggggcggggctGCAGGGTCTGGGGCGGGGCTGCGGTGGCCCTGGGAGTGGGCGGGGCCTGAGCGCAGCCCTGCAAACCTGGGCTGAGGGGCGGGGTCTTGGTGAGGGGGCGGGACACAAGAGCAATGGGAGCGGCTTGGGCTCGTGGGCGTGGCTTGGggcagggggcggggcctgAGGCCACCCCTGGGGGATTCCATGGGCTGAGGCTggtggggggtgtgggggggcggggcttgggaagggggggcggggcttgggaagggggggcggggcttgggaagggggggcggggcctcACCTCTTGGAGCCTTTGGCGAACTCCACGTTGATGCTCTTGCCGTCGATGTGGAGGGGGGGGTGCAGGGcctgcagcatctgcagcagctgggaggccTCCTGCAGGGGGACCCAGGTGTCTGGGGGGGGACCCAGGCATCCAGGTACCCCCCAAAAAGGGACGCAGGGAGCCTGCCCAGCAGGGACCCCAGGGCACCCACCACGATGGTGGCGAGCTGCACGAAGGCAAAGCCGCGGTTGAGCTGGGTCTGCCGGTCCTTGATCACGCGGACGTTGGCGGGCGAGAGGGCGGCGAAGGGGGCGAGGGCAGCCAGGATGGattccaggctgctctgggggTGCAGGTTCCGCAGGATGATGGCTgtgggggggagaggagggggtgACTCAGGCATCTGGGAGGACCCAGACGCCCCTGAATCATCCCGGATCTCCCCAACTCACTGTCATTGGCGTTATCGGCTCCAGGCTCAGTCCCACTTTGGGTCCCCCCAGGAGGCCCCCCCAGGGTGGGGCCATAGgactggggaaggggcaggagccCCCCCCCACCTGGCACCAGCTCTGGACGTGGCACCCCAGGACCTcgctgctctgcctctgcaccccaaaacacacaaaagctCTGTGGTCAGGCCATGAACACTCAAATCTAGTGGCTTAACTCCCCCCAACCCTACCCGGATCCCTCCAGAACTCCCCTAACCTCAACCCCAGACCCCCAAGACCtccccaacacccccccccagACTCTCATAAACCCCAGCCAGGACACTCCCAGACCACAAAATCCCCCCCTCCCAGATGGCTTTGGGACTTCCAAATTatttctggggagaaaaatatAAGTTTTGGGGATCCCCTAGATGCTGGGGGTTAGTTTTTGGGGGTGAAACCAGAGAGTTTTGGGGCAGCCAAAGAGGTTCTCCTGTGGCATCTGCAGCCATTTTTTGTGTGAAATTGGAGGATTGAGGAGGGACTCACCAGCTTTAGGGACCCCGCACTTGAAGCACTTCTCCCGCCGCTTGAAGTTCTGCACTCCACACTGCCAGACCCCCAAAAACCCCGTTGTACCCCAAAATTCTCCACTGCACCCCGTTCCCCCAGACCCCCCACCACGAACCCTCAAGACCCCCTAACCCTCCCCAAGAACCCCACCAGAACCTCCCACTAATCACCCAGGATCCGCCCCCAACCCCCGATTCCCCTTGCAAGATGCTCAACCCCCCTGCCCAGACCCCAATAAGCCCCCTCCACAGGCTTCCCAACCTCCATAAACCCTTCATAAGCCCTGTCAGGACCCGCCCGgcccccccagagccccccaccTTGGCACAGAGCCAGTCCTCGTTGATCTTGGGCTTGGGGTCACTGTAGTGCAGGGACACGCGCTGGCCCAGCAGGAtcagcccctgctgcaggggggAAACAGGGGGCACGGGGCTCACACCAGAGCTCACACGAGGCCTTGCACAAGGGGGCACCAGGGGGGCACCAGGGCTTGCACCAGGGCTTGCACGAGGAAGGCATGAGGCCTTGCAGGAGAGCTCAAACCAGGGCTCACACCCACCCTCACAATGCTCTTGCACGAGGGCTCACACCAGAGCTCATACCAGGGGGCACCAGGGTTTGCACGAGAGAGCACAAGGAGTCACGCATGGCTCGCACCCTGCCTTGCATGAGGCTTTGCACAAATGCTTGCACCAGGGCTTGCATGAGAGACCAGGCTTTGCACCAGAACTTGTATGAGGGCTCACACCAAGGCTCAAACCAGGGGGCACAAGGGCCCACAAAAGGCTCGCACCAGGGGGCACAAGAGCCTTGTGGGAGTGCACAAGCGCTCCCACCGGGGTCACGGAAGGCTCTTGCACGAGGATCTCACGGCGCTTGCACAAGGGTCTAGCACAAGGGGGCTCGAGGGTTTCAAGACAGCGCTCAAGTGGCACACGAGGGCCCAGCACGAGGGTTGCACAAGGGTCACAACAGGGTCTTGCACCAGGGCGACACggccagaagaaagaaaaaagggaccCAGGCATCCGGGGCCACCAGTACAGACCATTAAAGCCACCGCTAACCACCACAGAGGGGTCCCAGTCATCTGGGGGGGACCCAGGTGTCTAGGGGGACCCAGGCATCCTGGGGGAACCCAGGTGTCCGGGCGCACCTGGTTGGCCTCCATCCATCTCGCTGCGTCCTGGACGTGGTGAAACTCCACGAAGGCGAATCCACGGCTCTGACCTGGGGAGAGCCGGGGGGGTGAGCACCCATaggtgcccccagccccccggggagggggcaggggtcCCTGGGGGTCCCTTGGGGTGGGAACAGGCAAACAAGGAGACTCCTGGAACCCCTTTAGATGGGGATGGACCACCATAGGTGCTCCTGGGACCCCCCTGAAGCCCCTTGGGGTGGGATATGGGCACCCACAGGTGCTGCCAGGACCTGCTGGGTTGGACACGGGCCCCCACAGGTCCTCCTGGGACTGCTCTGGGACCCCTCAGGTAGCATATGGTGCTCCCTAGGTAAGGCACAGCATTCCTGGGCACCCTTGGCTATGGGTCAGCACCCCTGAGTGCTGCCTGACGTCTGGCATCCCTGGGGCAGGAGATGGGCACCCCTGGGTGTCCCCGGGGACAGGACTGGCACCCCTGGGTGCCCCTTGACTATGGGTCAGCACCCCTGGGTGCTCCTGGGGAAGGGAGTGGGCACCCCTGGGTGCCCCCAAATATGGGTCTGGCACCCCTGGGTGCCCCCAGTGTGTTGTgcagcacccctgggtgctCCTGGGGATGGGTCAGCACCCCTGGGTGCTCCTAGGAAGGGGACAGGCACCCCTGGGTGCCCCCTGAAATCAGGAccagcacccctgggtgctCCTGAAGAGACGACAGGCACCCCTGGGTGCCCCTTGGAAACAGGAccagcacccctgggtgctCCTGGGAAGGGTTCTGGCACCCCTGGGTGCCCCTATGGTGTGGGAgcagcacccctgggtgctCCTGAGGAGGGGACGGGCACCCCTGGGTGCCCCTAGAGCTGGGACTGGCACCCCTGGGTGCCCCTGGGGACAGTTCAGCACCCCTGGGTGCCCCTTGGACAGGAGATGGGCACCCCTGGGTGCCCCCGAGAACAGGAccagcacccctgggtgctCCTGGGGAAGGGACAGGCACCCCTGGGTGCCCCCAGGTATGGGTCTGGCACCCCTGGGTGCCCCCTGCGTCTGGTGCAGCCCCCCTGGGTGCCCCTGGTGACAAGAccagcacccctgggtgctCCTAGAGCTGAGACAAGTCCCCCTGATGCCCCCCAGTGTGAGCAGGGTAGGGACCCAGACCCAACCCTCCCCCCAAGGGACACAGGAGTATGGGTGCCCCCCAGAAGGGACTTAGGTGTCTGGATaatctccccctcccccttcaaATGGGACCCAGGCATCCAGGTgacccccctcccccagaaAGGGACCCGGTGTCCGGGCTCACCTGATGACTTGTTGCGCATCAGTCGCACCTCCCGGGGCTGCAccccctgtgcctgcagctgcgCCCGGATCTGGGGGGGAACATGGGGGGCACCTGGTGGGACCCAGGCGTCCAGGAGGGACTCGGGTGCCCAGGAAGGGGACACGGCTTACGTCGTTCTCGGTGGCAGCCTGGGGCAGCATGCGGAGCATGACGATGGTGCTGGCCCGAGGCTCCTCCTCGGTGGCCTCCGGCCGGTAATCCTGGTCCCGGTAATCGCCGTCGGCACCGAAGGGCAACGTGGGGGGTGTCGGGGGGGGCTCCCGCTTCCGGGGGGGCTCCGAGCCCTCGTAGGAGGCCTGAGGGAGGACCCAGGCATCCAGGGAGGGACTCAAGCATGCAGGGCAGGACACCCAGGTATCCAGGAGAGGGGACCCAGGTGTCTGGGAGGGATTCAGGTATGCTGCACCCACCTGAGGGGGGGTCCCAGGGGCAGGGGGCCCCTCGGGTGGGCCCCCATAGCCGCGATAGTCCATGTCGCGATAATCGTGATCCCGTTGGGCACGTGAGCCTTCAtcggggggggcgggggcccCCCCATAGCGCCCTGTCCGGTCCCCACGGCCCCCCCTGAAACATGGAGAAGGGGTCAGGGAGGTGTCCTGATTTCCCCATCCCCCCTCGTGGGTCCCCAGATATTCCCTTTCCCCACAGAGGGTCCCGAGATATCTCCACCAGGGAGTCTCCAAACGTTCCCCTCCCAAGGGTCCTCAATTATCCCCTCTTCCCCCACCTGGTCCCTAAACACCCCCCTCATATGTCCCCTCCCCAATTACTGTCCTGAAACTGCCCCCGCCCTGCCCGAGGGTCCCCAAATGTCCCCCCTGGGGGGTCCCGAAATGTCCCGTTCTTCTCCCCAGTTTCAGCATACCCCCGGATCCCCCCCCTGGGGTCCCCCCGTACCTGCGTTCGTACTCCATGATGCTGGTACCTGTGGGGGACAACATGGCTGGGGGGACTGGGAGGCACTGGGAGGCAAGTGGGGTGAACTAGGAGGTACTAGGGAACACGGGGGGCACCAGGAGGGCACTGGGATGAACTGGGAGAAATCGGAGGATACCGGGAGCCACTGGAGCGGGTAACAGGGGGGAACTGGGAGGAACTGCGCCCTGCCCCAGGGGAGCCAAGAGgacccccgcccggccccgccccccccagcagcctccaACGCCCGGCCCCGGCTCCCCAGCAGCTTCTAGCCGATCCCTGCCCGCGACGGGTGTCCCGGTAAATCCCGCGCCTCCCAGTTCGGCCCCGtccctccccagggagctcCGACCTGCCCGCTGCCTCCGCCGCCGCTGCTTCCCGACCAACAAAATGGCGGCGCCGCTCCGCTCCCGGCCCGCCTCCCGCGCCCGCCCCTGCCGCGCTCCTATTGGTCTCTCCGCCCGCCCATCTGCGCAGCCGCCCTTCTCATTGGTCCGCAGCGTGACGTGCTGAGGAGGCGTGGCCGGAGCTGAGGGAAGGGCCGAGGAGGCGGGGCGTCTCCCCAGAACTCCGGCTTCTGATTGGCTGGCTGCGGCGCGCGTTGTTGTGGAACCACCCATTAGGAGCCAGGGGAGGGCGGGACAAAGGCCGCGGTTGGTTGGAGGGTGTCAAAGCCGGCTTTCTATTGGCTGTCACCAACGGGGAGGGGTAACGATCCtgatggagctggcagagggcGGGACGTCGCTCAAGTGTTTTCTCGCGATTGGTTGGAGCTGCGAGGCGGCGCTCTCTGATTGGTCGGGACGGCCCGGAGGCGGTGGGGCCGGGGATTTCCGGCGAGGAAGATGGCGGCGCTGGGGAGGGCACTGCGGGCGCTGCGGGCCGGCGTTCGGGGCCGCTCGACGGGACCCGCTGGGTCCTTGGCGCTGCCGCGGGCGCCGCTGGGAGCCGATCCCCACGAGGAAGAGCCGATGTTGGTGGCGCAGAGGAAGGTGGGCAGGGCGAGGGGAGGGGGCGGAGGCAGGTGCGCGGGGCGGGGCTTCGAGGCTGTGGTGGGGCGGGCTGGGCGGGGGCGTGGCTTGGGGCGGGGGCGTGGCTTGGGGCGGGGCCTGGTGCTAAGGGACCGGGTCGAGAGGCTGTTTCGTGAGGGGCGTGGCCGAGGCGAGGGGGCGTGGCCGGCGTGTCACGGAACCGTGGGGTCGCgaagggaggggaggtgggTTCCTTGGGGtcctgggggctggggctggacaTGTGGGCACTTGGGCAGGGGGTGGAGCTCTGGGGGGGGCAGGTGTCTGGGAAGGAGACCCAGGCGTCTGGGTGCCGGCAGAACCCGGATTACCACGGCTTCTCCGCCGATCCGGATGTCGATGTCCTGAACATGCGGGCGGTTTTCTTCGCCGGCATCTCCGTTGCCATCGTCCTCGGCTCCGTCTTCATCCATTACCTGCCTGACTATGGGTGAGGGGGGACCCAGGCGTCTGGGGGGGGATGCAGGTGtcttggaggggggggggggtccagGTGTCCTGGGTGGAGGATCCAGGCATTCAGGAGGGAGGTTTAAGAGGTTCAAGGGGGGTCTAGGCATCTGGGATGGGACCCAAGCATCTGGGATAGGGGACCCAGGTGTCCAGGACAGGACAAACACTCGGGTCTGAGTGGGGACATTGCTATGTTCTCTTACAGGCACTTAGAGGTTCATACAGACTGTCTAGGTGCTCTCATATAGATCTCTGTACCCCCTATTAGGCCTCTGTAGGCTTTTTAGGGGGCCTGTATGTGCCCTTATAAGCCCCTATAGATCCCTGTAGGACTTTTAGAGCCTCCTTTAGGCTTCTGTATAACTTTATAGACTCCTTGAGACCCCCAGAGGTTCTGGAGAAATGATCTGTATTAGTTCATATGCTTCTATAGAGCTTCACAGTGCTCTATAGGCTCCCTACATCCCCTCCTAGACTCCTATAGACCCTCTTAGGCCATCTCAGGAGTTCTTGTGTTTCCCTGTAGACCCATAGAGACCCCCatagcactgcctggggttcCCTGTAGGTCTCTTTGTTCACTCACAGGGTTCTAAGTCCCCCCATAAACTCATATAGACTGCTGTAGGGTCCCTCGAAGATCCCTGTATGACCTCTCAGGTCCCCTTTGTGAAAGCCTGGCTTCCCTGCCTGGATGTCTGAATCCTTGCTGAAGCCCTTAAGCTTTCATTCTGATTACCTGGGTCCCTTGTGGGTCTTCTGGGGGTGGAACTCCCATAAGCCTGAGTCCCTGGAGGTTATGGGGAGGGGGTGTAAGGTGGCCCCCTTGGCTGCCCGGGTCCCCTGAGGGATTGGTGTGGGGCAATGGGAGGTGGAACACCCAGATGCCTGCATCCCTGGGGTTTATGGGGGGTGTGGGGAAGGTGTCCATCCCAAATGCCTGGGTCCCTGACCCTCCCCCACCTTGTTCCTGCCCcctcacaggctgcagcagtgggCCCGGCGGGAGGCTGAGCGGCTCGTCCGGGAGCGAGAGAGTCGGGGGCTGCCCCTGCTGGACTCCAACTACTACGACCCTGCCCGCCTGGCCCTGCCCCCCCCCGAATGAACTCTGGATGCCTTGGTTCCCTCCTGGACACCTGGGTGCCCTTTGTGAGAGGAGGTGGGGGGCAGGGTTTGTTCCTGCTGTTAATAAAGCATTGGGGGCTCTGCTGGATTCctgcatctctttttttttttttttttggggtgtgtgtgtgtgtgtgtaagggCAGACTATGTCTCCTGGTAGCCCCTGTGGCACCACACAGGTCCTAAACCATCAAGAGCCCCTGTAGCCCCCCTCACACCTCCTATAGCACTCCCCCCAGAGCCACCCATAGCCCCCAACACCCCCTCCAAGGCACTTCTGTTAACCAGTCCCACACATGATGTTGTCACAGGTGCCACCAGTGAAGACAGATGCAGCATCCGTGTGGAGCAGGAGAGCAaaaggctgctctgctgtggaaGACTTAATTGCTGTACATCTTGTTCAGCTGGGGAGAGACAGTTCCAGAAGGGAAGGGCTTTTCACACCAAAAACCTTGCATTTTGGTCACTCAGtatcagcagctcctcagatCATAAAACACCAGGAGACACAAAATGACTCTTGTGCTTGTCAGAAGGAACCAACCCCAGCAGCCTCCTTGTTACCAGCCCATCTCACCTCTGACGCTTGTCCAATTCCAAAGATGGGCTGCACAGAACCTGCAGAACCACAGAGAAACACTTGACCAAGGTGCCATAAAACACTCGGCTCTAAGTGACTGACCCAGCCCACGACTGCTGCACCTCTGAGGGCTCCTTGGCGCACAGCTTCTCCTCTCTGAGGTGCTAGAGAAGCCTGAACCTCCTCccgaggttcagactggacccACTTGCCTTCCAAACTCCCTCTCAGGAAAGAGCCTCATCTTCTGGAATCTCAGGAAGGAGCCTCAGCAgtgcaaataaattaatgttataTAAATACAAGCTAAATTTTTAGGTTGGTGTGACATAGATTTCTGATTTGTTCAACATAGATAAATCCAATATCTTGGCATTTAAATTGTCCAACAAAACTTGAACCTCTTGTCTATGGTTTGAAAACATCAACGTcctgtgtttgtttgttctcAATGAAACAGTTTATTGAACCAACATTTCTGAGCCCCCACTTCTCACTTTCTTTCTCAGAtcctctttctgccttttcactCTGTCCCCCCCTAATTTCTCTGCTCTCTACAGACGAGTCTTCTG carries:
- the LOC127396358 gene encoding LOW QUALITY PROTEIN: RNA-binding protein 10-like (The sequence of the model RefSeq protein was modified relative to this genomic sequence to represent the inferred CDS: deleted 1 base in 1 codon); the protein is MLSPTGTSIMEYERRGGRGDRTGRYGGAPAPPDEGSRAQRDHDYRDMDYRGYGGPPEGPPAPGTPPQASYEGSEPPRKREPPPTPPTLPFGADGDYRDQDYRPEATEEEPRASTIVMLRMLPQAATENDIRAQLQAQGVQPREVRLMRNKSSGQSRGFAFVEFHHVQDAARWMEANQQGLILLGQRVSLHYSDPKPKINEDWLCAKCGVQNFKRREKCFKCGVPKAEAEQRGPGVPRPELVPGGGGLLPLPQSYGPTLGGPPGGTQSGTEPGADNANDTIILRNLHPQSSLESILAALAPFAALSPANVRVIKDRQTQLNRGFAFVQLATIVEASQLLQMLQALHPPLHIDGKSINVEFAKGSKREGQGAGPGEAPPRASAASVASTAIAAAQWALSQAAPGAETTWAGGEEPPSDFSSFYQSEETFASPTPPTLYSSAYIKGVAAPPPGPALTGPASSKTDGPAPGECLIPPQGTHREDPGIRAPNSRVPPQVQRSRWCRGWTPQPGGGSFSRAPPGASPYPSPAVESPAPTGGPAQAYTGTLKPEPATPAPSGAPAATPPSSESYGQYPVPDVSTYQYDETSGYYYDPLTGLYYDPHSQYYYDAGTGQYLYWDGERRTYLAAPAAEPTPGPPGTPGTPKEPKDKKEKHKTKTAQQIAKDMERWARSLNKQRESGRSAGPPPAPREDERREAAAADAGYAILEKKGALAERQHLPMELPKMAPDERMSPPRGLVAAYSGESESEEEGERGGLGGPPPDRPGEPLTDWHKLACLLCRRQFPSKEALLRHQQLSGLHKQNLELQRRNHPPPPEGLDRGDMEMKYRDRAAERREKQGGPEAPEPKRRKFGGPPTPGEPEGPLPREATLGCRMLQAMGWKEGTGLGRRREAPTRPRPGGVTRFSEGP
- the NDUFB11 gene encoding NADH dehydrogenase [ubiquinone] 1 beta subcomplex subunit 11, mitochondrial, giving the protein MAALGRALRALRAGVRGRSTGPAGSLALPRAPLGADPHEEEPMLVAQRKNPDYHGFSADPDVDVLNMRAVFFAGISVAIVLGSVFIHYLPDYGLQQWARREAERLVRERESRGLPLLDSNYYDPARLALPPPE